One stretch of Oncorhynchus tshawytscha isolate Ot180627B linkage group LG19, Otsh_v2.0, whole genome shotgun sequence DNA includes these proteins:
- the nfatc3b gene encoding nuclear factor of activated T-cells, cytoplasmic 3: MSTVNFSGNEELDFRLIFGEEAQQQLGPVAGPDPDDSTQYYTTQPIGQAQDVQQSHQRHPAVSNQAPLQAHGNYHPSSSYEDHGSRYSATGHIPKAFDCPSIQITSISHQELVSSQDAVLISGADGGGECSHERSSSTDHLYLSLDPCYRDSSSLNPSPCSSLSSRSWLSDMSSCESFSHVYDDVEAELNEAAARFTLGSPLASPLASPVCSPQGQAAGGFGVELWQQQYFMSTYSLSPRQSPRGSPHQSPRQSPRQSPCHSPRNSVTDENWLNLRPTSRSSSRPTSPCGKRRHSSADVHLASPSPSPHHSPSPTPGHSPRGSVTEDTWVVGSPGAMGALLYSFPEVDVPSKTRRTSHHMGLLQAQGDSGQRLEDHRAALPNLDSPAEESGSNLKQDGLFEELFLSVPSHFTWSKPKLGNTPLFRTSSLPPLDWPLPSQFGQCELKVDVQPRGHHRAHYETEGSRGAIKAASGGHPLVKLIGYSEKPVNLQIFIGTADDRYLRPHAFYQVHRVTGKTVATACQESVISSTKVLEIPLLPENNMSSSIDCAGILKLRNSDIELRKGETDIGRKNTRVRVAFRVYIPQPSGKVMCLQAASIPVECSQRSATDLPQMESCSPVSCLVSGGEEMVITGSNISPESKVIFLEKSPDGHTQWEVDGKVIGEKSKISRIVVEIPTYHNTTVSSAVQVQFYVCNGKRRRSQTQNFTYLAGASPHHYPTAIDCAVVATRLKQEHGDSAYLSTCTNPPGLYPTSSLLTSPDGAFSQDKPLYGSSGGHPVPCDPPSQAAYTPSGSSPLQHSPHLHSYSPRMGYQQISLVHTPDPMPPIRTRPVYQVTQHNVPYSGQASSPMRPGPAAPQVNRPQSAQTRPAASSPHREMYQSLIGPDLSGTTLQSAGNHTQNTTQLHSLSYHCSQSDSDLAALQAEYNLSYHSARNLPASYSPTPGAQATCSTSPSASASSGGPLRQLSPSRAQGLASSSDPQECPPAPHFHFSNDQGKVNIKQEPEEKLPLGNMGLQEITLDDVNEIIDRDISQLIGGSAAESSQPGQDPYEWDSVILQ; this comes from the exons ATGAGTACTGTAAATTTTAGCGGCAATGAGGAGCTGGACTTCAGACTTATTTTCGGGGAGGAGGCGCAACAACAGCTAGGCCCCGTAG CTGGTCCAGACCCTGATGACAGCACGCAATACTACACCACCCAGCCTATTGGCCAGGCCCAGGACGTACAACAGAGTCACCAGCGCCATCCAGCTGTCTCTAACCAGGCGCCTCTGCAGGCCCATGGTAACTACCACCCTAGCTCCAGCTATGAAGATCACGGTTCCAGATACAGTGCCACTGGACACATCCCCAAGGCATTTGACTGCCCAAGCATCCAAATCACATCCATTAGTCACCAAGAGCTGGTCTCCAGCCAGGATGCCGTGCTCATCAGCGGGGCAGATGGCGGGGGGGAGTGCAGCCACGAGCGTTCCTCGTCCACGGACCACCTCTACCTGTCCCTGGACCCCTGTTACAGGGACTCATCCTCCCTGAACCCCAGCCCCTGCAGCAGCCTGTCCTCCAGGAGCTGGCTGTCTGACATGTCTTCCTGCGAGTCCTTCTCCCATGTGTATGACGATGTGGAGGCTGAGCTAAACGAGGCGGCCGCCCGCTTCACCCTGGGCTCCCCGCTGGCCTCTCCCCTGGCCTCCCCTGTCTGCTCGCCACAGGGCCAGGCCGCAGGGGGATTTGGGGTAGAGCTGTGGCAGCAGCAGTACTTCATGAGCACCTACTCACTCTCGCCCCGACAGTCCCCTCGCGGGTCCCCCCACCAGTCCCCTCGCCAATCGCCCCGCCAGTCGCCCTGTCACTCCCCGCGCAACAGCGTCACAGATGAGAACTGGCTGAACCTGCGTCCCACCTCCAGGTCTAGCTCAAGACCCACATCCCCTTGTGGGAAAAGAAGGCACTCCAGTGCCGACGTCCACTtagcctccccctccccctcgccACACCACTCCCCCAGCCCCACACCGGGCCACTCTCCCAGGGGCAGTGTGACAGAGGATACCTGGGTGGTTGGAAGCCCTGGTGCCATGGGGGCCCTCCTGTACAGCTTCCCTGAGGTAGACGTTCCGTCCAAGACCAGGAGGACCTCTCATCACATGGGTCTATTGCAAGCACAGGGAGATTCCGGGCAGAGGCTGGAAGACCACAGAGCGGCTTTGCctaacctggattcacctgcaGAGGAGTCTGGGTCTAATCTAAAACAGGATGGTCTTTTTGAAGAACTTTTTCTCTCGGTTCCCTCACACTTCACCTGGAGCAAACCCAAACTTGGCAACACACCCCTTTTCAG AACCTCGTCCCTGCCCCCTCTGGACTGGCCCCTGCCCAGCCAGTTTGGCCAGTGTGAGCTGAAGGTGGATGTGCAGCCGCGGGGCCACCACAGGGCCCACTATGAGACAGAGGGCAGTCGGGGGGCCATCAAGGCTGCCTCAGGTGGACACCCTTTAGTCAAG CTCATTGGATACAGCGAGAAGCCAGTCAACCTGCAGATTTTCATTGGAACGGCAGACGATCGCTACTTGAGACCGCATGCCTTCTACCAGGTGCACAGAGTAACAGGGAAAACGGTGGCTACTGCTTGCCAGGAAAGTGTAATAAGCAGTACAAAGGTTCTGGAAATACCTCTGCTCCCCGAAAACAATATGTCCAGCAG TATTGACTGTGCAGGCATCTTGAAGCTGAGGAACTCTGACATTGAGCtcaggaagggggagacagacatcGGGAGGAAGAACACGCGTGTGCGAGTGGCATTCCGTGTGTATATCCCTCAGCCCAGTGGAAAGGTCATGTGTCTGCAAGCTGCCTCTATTCCTGTGGAGTGCT CCCAGCGCTCGGCCACAGACCTTCCCCAGATGGAGAGCTGCAGTCCCGTCAGCTGCTTGGTCAGTGGGGGGGAGGAGATGGTCATCACCGGCTCCAACATATCCCCAGAGTCAAAGGTCATCTTCCTGGAGAAAAGCCCTG ATGGACACACACAATGGGAAGTTGATGGAAAAGTTATTGGTGAAAAGAGTAAAATA TCCAGAATCGTGGTTGAGATTCCTACCTACCACAACACAACTGTGAGCTCTGCAGTCCAGGTGCAGTTCTATGTGTGTAacgggaagaggagaagaagccaGACACAAAACTTCACATACTTGGCTGGTGCTTCTCCACACCATTATCCCACTGCCATTGACTGTGCAGTTGTGGCTACTCGGCTGAAGCAAGAGCACGGAGACTCAGCCTATCTGTCTACCTGCACCAATCCCCCTGGCCTATATCCAACCAGCAGCCTGCTGACTTCTCCTGACGGGGCCTTCTCTCAGGACAAGCCCTTGTATGGTTCCTCTGGTGGTCACCCAGTGCCTTGTGATCCACCCTCCCAGGCAGCATACACTCCCTCTGGCTCCTCGCCTCTTCAGCACTCCCCTCACCTCCACAGCTACAGCCCCCGTATGGGATACCAGCAGATAAGCCTTGTGCATACACCTGACCCCATGCCACCCATTCGGACAAGGCCTGTCTATcaggtcacacaacacaatgtgccTTACAGTGGCCAGGCCAGCTCTCCCATGAGACCTGGCCCTGCCGCACCCCAGGTCAATCGACCTCAGTctgcccagaccagaccagctgccTCCAGCCCTCACAGGGAAATGTACCAGAGCCTCATTGGACCTGATCTCTCTGGCACCACTCTCCAGTCTGCGGGAAACCACACCCAGAATACAACACAGCTGCACTCTCTAAGCTACCACTGCTCCCAATCAGACTCTGATCTGGCAGCCCTACAGGCTGAGTATAATCTGAGCTATCACTCTGCAAGAAACTTGCCTGCCTCGTATTCCCCCACCCCTGGAGCACAAGCAACCTGCTCCACCTCCCCGTCAGCATCAGCCTCCTCTGGGGGTCCTCTGAGGCAACTGTCCCCCAGCAGAGCCCAGGGCCTGGCCTCTAGTAGTGACCCCCAGGAGTGTCCCCCGGCCCCCCATTTCCATTTCTCAAATGACCAAGGGAAAGTGAACATCAAGCAGGAACCAGAGGAGAAGCTGCCTCTCGGCAACATGGGGCTCCAGGAGATCACACTGGATGATG TGAATGAGATCATCGACAGAGACATATCTCAGCTCATTGGTGGTAGTGCAGCAGAGTCCAGCCAACCAGGACAGGATCCTTATGAATGGGATTCTGTGATTCTCCAGTGA
- the dus2 gene encoding tRNA-dihydrouridine(20) synthase [NAD(P)+]-like isoform X1, which yields MTNQANKENMTANTVGRLCFRNVNALAPMVRVGTLPTRLLSLDYGADIVYSEELIDIKMAQCQRVVNEVLETVDFVAPDERVMFRTCEKEKDRVVFQMGTADPDRALIVARLVENDVAAIDVNMGCPKEYSTKGGMGAALLSDPDKIEAILRTLVKGVSKPVTCKIRILPTLEDTLSLVKRIENTGVAAIAVHGRLKDERPRHPVHCDFIQAIAEAVSIPVIANGGSLDRVKAHADIEEFRKATGASSVMVARAAMWNPSVFRSQGLLSVEEVMEEYLKYAIRYDNHAFNTKYCLCQMLRDKVESPLGKQLKSAQTNKEICEGYGLQEYYKKTQAELQARREAIQTNHNHPNQPVLDGDVTTMHVKFERREYPGEFSPKMFLLEWSRKENLEQPRYETVQRSQDRAFQSMVTMTGKKYRSTLWEKSKKYAEQASAIVCLRVLGLPEGRAGEEYSGLVGKRKREKNNEMPDEEDTTTYFGARKRHLSENPEEQRVTNYSK from the exons ATGACG AACCAGGCGAATAAAGAAAATATGACGGCCAATACAGTGGGTAGACTGTGTTTCCGCAATGTAAATGCACTGGCACCTATGGTGCGTGTTGGCACCTTACCAACGAGACTGCTGTCCCTGGATTATGGTGCTGATATTGTGTACTCTGAG GAGTTGATTGACATCAAAATGGCACAGTGTCAGAGAGTTGTCAATG AGGTCTTGGAGACGGTGGATTTCGTGGCTCCTGATGAGAGAGTGATGTTCAGGACCTGCGAAAAGGAGAAAGACCGTGTTGTCTTCCAGATG GGAACTGCGGACCCAGACAGAGCACTGATTGTGGCGCGACTAGT GGAGAATGATGTGGCTGCCATCGATGTGAACATGGGCTGTCCTAAGGAATACTCTACTAAG GGTGGGATGGGAGCTGCTCTGCTCTCAGACCCCGACAAAATCGAAGCG ATTCTTAGAACACTTGTGAAAGGAGTGTCCAAACCAGTGACATGTAAAATCAGAATATTGCCCACA CTGGAAGATACTCTTAGTCTGGTAAAGAGAATTGAGAACACGGGTGTGGCAGCTATTGCCGTTCATGGCAG GTTAAAAGATGAAAGACCAAGACACCCTGTTCACTGTGACTTCATCCAGGCTATAGCTGAGGCGGTGTCCATTCCTGTCATCGCTAA CGGAGGTTCTCTGGACAGGGTCAAAGCCCACGCTGACATCGAGGAGTTCCGGAAGGCCACCGGGGCGTCCTCTGTGATGGTTGCCAGGGCGGCTATGTGGAACCCCTCAGTGTTCCGCAGTCAGGGACTGCTGTCTGTGGAGGAGGTCATGGAGGAATACCTCAAATAC GCCATCCGCTACGACAACCATGCCTTCAACACCAAGTACTGCCTCTGTCAGATGCTGAGGGATAAGGTGGAGTCTCCACTGGGGAAGCAACTCAAATCTGCCCAAACCAACAAAGAGATCTG TGAGGGATATGGGCTGCAGGAGTACTATAAGAAGACCCAGGCAGAACTACAAGCCAGAAGGGAAGCCATCCAAACCAACCACAATCACCCCAACCAGCCTGTTCTAGATGGTGATGTCACCACAATGCATGTCAAATTTGAACG GAGGGAGTACCCTGGAGAATTCAGCCCTAAGATGTTCCTGCTGGAGTGGAGCCGCAAGGAGAACTTAGAGCAACCACGATATGAGACA GTACAGCGCTCTCAAGACCGGGCCTTCCAATCCATGGTAACAATGACAGGGAAAAAGTACAGATCCACTCTGTG GGAGAAGTCAAAGAAATATGCAGAGCAGGCTTCTGCTATAGTATGTCTACGTGTTTTGGGGCTACCAGAGGGGCGGGCTGGTGAAGAGTACTCTGGGTTGGTGGgcaagaggaagagggagaagaacaATGAGATGCCAGATGAGGAGGACACCACTACATACTTTGGAGCCAGGAAAAGACACCTGTCTGAAAACCCAGAAGAGCAACGGGTCACCAACTATTCCAAATAG
- the dus2 gene encoding tRNA-dihydrouridine(20) synthase [NAD(P)+]-like isoform X2, translating into MTNQANKENMTANTVGRLCFRNVNALAPMVRVGTLPTRLLSLDYGADIVYSEELIDIKMAQCQRVVNEVLETVDFVAPDERVMFRTCEKEKDRVVFQMGTADPDRALIVARLVENDVAAIDVNMGCPKEYSTKGGMGAALLSDPDKIEAILRTLVKGVSKPVTCKIRILPTLEDTLSLVKRIENTGVAAIAVHGRLKDERPRHPVHCDFIQAIAEAVSIPVIANGGSLDRVKAHADIEEFRKATGASSVMVARAAMWNPSVFRSQGLLSVEEVMEEYLKYAIRYDNHAFNTKYCLCQMLRDKVESPLGKQLKSAQTNKEICEGYGLQEYYKKTQAELQARREAIQTNHNHPNQPVLDGDVTTMHVKFERREYPGEFSPKMFLLEWSRKENLEQPRYETCAYVHCV; encoded by the exons ATGACG AACCAGGCGAATAAAGAAAATATGACGGCCAATACAGTGGGTAGACTGTGTTTCCGCAATGTAAATGCACTGGCACCTATGGTGCGTGTTGGCACCTTACCAACGAGACTGCTGTCCCTGGATTATGGTGCTGATATTGTGTACTCTGAG GAGTTGATTGACATCAAAATGGCACAGTGTCAGAGAGTTGTCAATG AGGTCTTGGAGACGGTGGATTTCGTGGCTCCTGATGAGAGAGTGATGTTCAGGACCTGCGAAAAGGAGAAAGACCGTGTTGTCTTCCAGATG GGAACTGCGGACCCAGACAGAGCACTGATTGTGGCGCGACTAGT GGAGAATGATGTGGCTGCCATCGATGTGAACATGGGCTGTCCTAAGGAATACTCTACTAAG GGTGGGATGGGAGCTGCTCTGCTCTCAGACCCCGACAAAATCGAAGCG ATTCTTAGAACACTTGTGAAAGGAGTGTCCAAACCAGTGACATGTAAAATCAGAATATTGCCCACA CTGGAAGATACTCTTAGTCTGGTAAAGAGAATTGAGAACACGGGTGTGGCAGCTATTGCCGTTCATGGCAG GTTAAAAGATGAAAGACCAAGACACCCTGTTCACTGTGACTTCATCCAGGCTATAGCTGAGGCGGTGTCCATTCCTGTCATCGCTAA CGGAGGTTCTCTGGACAGGGTCAAAGCCCACGCTGACATCGAGGAGTTCCGGAAGGCCACCGGGGCGTCCTCTGTGATGGTTGCCAGGGCGGCTATGTGGAACCCCTCAGTGTTCCGCAGTCAGGGACTGCTGTCTGTGGAGGAGGTCATGGAGGAATACCTCAAATAC GCCATCCGCTACGACAACCATGCCTTCAACACCAAGTACTGCCTCTGTCAGATGCTGAGGGATAAGGTGGAGTCTCCACTGGGGAAGCAACTCAAATCTGCCCAAACCAACAAAGAGATCTG TGAGGGATATGGGCTGCAGGAGTACTATAAGAAGACCCAGGCAGAACTACAAGCCAGAAGGGAAGCCATCCAAACCAACCACAATCACCCCAACCAGCCTGTTCTAGATGGTGATGTCACCACAATGCATGTCAAATTTGAACG GAGGGAGTACCCTGGAGAATTCAGCCCTAAGATGTTCCTGCTGGAGTGGAGCCGCAAGGAGAACTTAGAGCAACCACGATATGAGACA TGTGCCTATGTGCATTGTGTATGA